CCAGCAAGGCCTCTAGATCCTCGCCCGAGCGGGTGCCGGGGTGGGCGCGGTTCAGGGCCCGGGCGAGGGCGGTGAAGGACTGCCGGACCAGCTCCGGGGTCGAGGCGGGGAGCCACCAGACCAGGTCGTACTGGGAGGCGAAGCGGTGCGCGTACGCCAGGGCGATCTGTCGTTTGCCGACGCCCTTCATGCCGTACAGCACCTGGGGGGCGGAGTAGGCGGCCGCGCCGAACTCGAACTTGGCGCGCAGCGCGTTCAGTTGCTCGTCGCGCCCGATGAACTCCGCGTTGGGCATGGGCAGGTTCCACACCGCCGGGGTCAGGCCGGGGAAGCGCGGCCCCGCCACGGGGGCGGGCTGCGGATCCTCTCCGGCGCGTCGGCCGAACTGGGCCAGCAGGGTACGCCGGGCCGTCTCCTCCGTCGGGGTCGCCAGGTCGGCCGTGCCCGGCCAGTCGAGGTACGTCGCGAGCCGGGCGGTACCCAGTCGCAGTCGGACGACCTGCTGCTCCCGGGGCTGGTTGCCGAGCAGCGCGTCGCTGTTGAGGCGCCTGACCGTCTCCTCGGCCGCCGTCCCCGCCAGATGCGGTGAGAGCAGGGCCAGCACATAGTCCGGGGTCGGCAGGGGCTGTGCGGGATCGACGTGGTTCTCCTGCCCCACGACCTTGATGCCCACCGGCCGCAGCTGCTCGGTGATCCAGTCGGCCCACAACCGGTCGTTCGGCGCGTGGACGATGGTGAGGGACTGCGGTTCAGTGGCCTGCGCGGTGGTGTGCCGCAGGGAGTCGAGCAGGCGGTGGTAGCGGAGCACGTCGGCGGGCGGGACGGGGCTGAATTCGCTCACGTCGCCGCCCGTGATGCGTGCGACGGCCTTGACGTATTCGGCGAGGACGGTGTGGGCCTGGCGGGGATCCTCCTCCATCACGGCGAGCTCTTCCCCGTAGGCGTAGAACGCCCGGTACGGCACCTGCACATGGCCCCAGTAGGTGGCGAGTTCGCTCTCGTCAGCGAGGTCCAGCTGAGGGTCGAGGGCCTGGCGGGCCTCCGCCAGGCAGCGCTCTAGTCTGATCTTCTCGGAGGTGTCGATGCGCATCGGCAGGACGTGGAGCCGGATGGGCCGGGGCGAGCGTCTGATGCGCTGGGCGATCTGGTGGGCCCCCTGAATGGCCTGCCGGTTCATGGCGAGAGTGATGACGACCGTGTCCGGCAGCATGAGGGTGCAGATGCCCGCCCCGTCGGAGAATCCGGTGCGGCTGTCAATGAGGATGTAGTCGTAGGAACTCTCGTGCATCCGGGCCCGCAGCGCCTCCAGGAACTCCTTGCCGTCGTCGCTGGCCTGGAACTTGCCCCAGTCGAACTCGTGCAGTCGGTTGGCGTAGTTGTCGTCCATGCGGCCGGGGCCGATGTAGTGGAGCTCGCCGCCTTTGGGAAACCGGTGGTCGAGCCTGACCCGGTAACGGTCGAAATTGGTGTGCTCGGCGTGCAGGGCCCGTAGGTCCTCCGGGATCTCCGCGCCGGTGGTGGCGGCGTCGGCGAACGCGGAGAACATGTCCAGCACTCCCGAGCCGTGGCTTAGGTCGGCCACGGGGAGATAGGCCCCGTAGTACAGGTGGAGGCCGGGCGCTTCCAGGTCCCAGTCCACGACCAGGACCGATTTCCCCTGACTCGCCATGATCCAGGCGGCGTTCGCCAGGGCCATGGTGCGCCCCGCCCCGCCTTTGAACGAATAGAACGAAATGATCTTTGCTGGCCGACCGGTCGTACCCATCCCCCGCCCCACGTGTTCATCCCCCGCCCAGCGACTCGCCAGGGGTTCTGCCCAGTAATGGGGGCCACGGCCCCGCTCCTCGCTTCAACCAGCCGACGCGCTCCCGCTGCCTGCGGATGCGGCGTTCGGCGGAGCTCTCCACGGACACGGCACCCGCGGGTACCGGCGGCGGCCCCGGGTCTTCCGGACCCGTGCCGGAGTCGGCCATCACGGCCGCCACGGCGAGCGTGAGCGACTCGGGCGAGCCCACCTCGTGGTGGGAGGCACCGAGCAGCCGAGCCGGGGTCATCGCCAGCGACTCCCGCAGCCGGGTGGCGCTCTGTCGGCTCTCCTCGTCCAGCCGGGGCAGCACCACGACGACCGCGGCGATGTTCGCCCGGGCACGGGCCAGGCGGTTCCACAGCGTCGAGAACTCCGCGTCCCGCGACAGCCAGGGATCGACCAGGACCAGTACGACCGCCGACTCGTCGACACCGGCGAGTACGTCCGGATCATCCAACTCCGGCGTACGGACCGTCAGTTGGTCTGCCCCACAGGTTCGCACCGCACGTCCGGCCACGGACAGGGCGGGTTCGTCACTGTGCGGGCGAAAGGGACGCCATTCCTCTGGGGTGTCGCCGTACGCCACGACCGATGTCCGCAGTCCCGCCATCCGATCCCGGGTGCCGGTCAACAGGACAAGCACCACGCGCCGTTCACGGTCGTGCGGCCGGGACACGGGGGTGTCATCGGGCTGGTGCGACGCTGCCCGGCTCGGTCCGAAGCGGGACGGCACCAGGCGGCTCTCCGCCTCGGTCATGACCGGCAGCGGGGTTCTGGCGGCCCGGAGCAGGCGTTCGGCGACGCGCCGGACGAGGCTTCGATAGCGGCCCCGGCGGTCCGGGGCCTGGAGCAGGCCCATGAGACCGGGGCCCTCGTACTCCTCGTCGACGATGTGCCCCGTGTTCGCCACCAGTCGCGGAAGCACCAGCCCGTCGGTCCGCCAGACCACGCCGACGAGACAGTCCGGCTGCTCCCCTGTCTGCCGCATGCGACGGTCCAGGCGCTCGCGGAAGACCGACCACTCGCGAGCGCATTGGGGGTCCTCGAGATACTCGGACGAGTACAGCACCAGCAGGGAACGGCAGGACAGGACCGCGGGATCGGGTCCCGGAGAGGGTTCCGCGTGCTTCAGCCGGCCGTCGTGCGTGGGGCCGCGACCCAACACGCTGTAGATCTCGTTCTGGACATCGATGTGAAACCGTTCGACCGGTCCTCTGTCACCGGTCGAACTGGCATAGCTTGTGTAGAACAAAGGCCCCACTGCAACCCCCCAAGGGCCTGCCTCCCGAACAACCACGGCTTGGTCTTTGCCCCATAGCCCCACATCGACATCGGCCTGCGCAGCGACTTCGACATGCTTGTGCGGCCACGCTAATTGAGGTCTAGCATAGGAGTTTTTTCCCTCACTGAGCCCCGGAAAACTCGACATCAGGTCTTCTCTCGCTCAATGGAGAGTGAAGCGTTCGTCATTCGCGCTGGTCGGCGCCCCTGCGCACGCCCGGATTCCGCAAAGCCTGTCAGCATCCTTTCAATCTCCCCTGGATGTGCCGAATGAGCAGGGAGAGGTCCCTGCAGTACACCGAGGGATTGGCGAAGCCGCGGCCGCGGCCATGGCGGTGAGCACGAAGTCCTGCGCCGCAGACGGTCACCAGGGGGCACTTCCGGCACGTGCGGCACAGTGCCGCCACGCCGTGCTCCGGTGCCCCGGGAAGGGACAGCACGGCATCGAAGGAGTGGCTGAATACCGTGCCTCCGGTCTGTGCGGCGCCGTCCGCGACGGCGTTCAGCGCCCCCGCCCAGGTGATCGCCCCGTCCGACTCGACCACCACGGCGGCAGCGGGCAGGGTCCCGATGACTTCGCTGCTGCTGCCGGCACCGTACCGGCACTGGACCATGATCGATTCGAAGAGCCGGGCCCGCATCGGCCGTCCGGTCAGCCACCATCGGTCGAAGGCGCCGCACAACCACTGCCCGTGGGCGCCGGTGCCGGCTCCCGGTGCCGGATGGTCCCAAGTCCCGTAGGGCAGAAGGAAGTCGATGGACGGCGGGGCGTGGGCCGCCAGGGCGTCGAAGACATCGGCCGCGTCACCCGCCTCCGGGTCCACCACACACAGAAGCCCGGCGAACAGGCTCCGGTAGCGCGGGCTGTTCAGCCGGGCGAGACCTGCGGTCACCCGTGCGTGGCTGCCCGGGTGCCGGCTGCCCGCCGGCCCGCGCCGG
This DNA window, taken from Streptomyces sp. NBC_00663, encodes the following:
- a CDS encoding FxsB family cyclophane-forming radical SAM/SPASM peptide maturase — its product is MPPTIAAWRCTGPLELIGGFRVEDLSEYRNSVGGVVCPPVQPWADSTAFGEMWNRRRGPTWNDTSPPVTPWPKPIVSVTPEGRTRLKAFDQFVVKLHSRCNLACDYCYVYELQDTGWRGRPRTMPESVRERLLERISEHVRQHRPSHVQVALHGGEPLLAGRDVIARFSTAARRAVTSAGAEAEIILQTNGVLLDEPTLETLLHHDIRVGVSLDGDERAHDRHRRGPAGSRHPGSHARVTAGLARLNSPRYRSLFAGLLCVVDPEAGDAADVFDALAAHAPPSIDFLLPYGTWDHPAPGAGTGAHGQWLCGAFDRWWLTGRPMRARLFESIMVQCRYGAGSSSEVIGTLPAAAVVVESDGAITWAGALNAVADGAAQTGGTVFSHSFDAVLSLPGAPEHGVAALCRTCRKCPLVTVCGAGLRAHRHGRGRGFANPSVYCRDLSLLIRHIQGRLKGC
- the fsxC gene encoding FxsC protein gives rise to the protein MRQTGEQPDCLVGVVWRTDGLVLPRLVANTGHIVDEEYEGPGLMGLLQAPDRRGRYRSLVRRVAERLLRAARTPLPVMTEAESRLVPSRFGPSRAASHQPDDTPVSRPHDRERRVVLVLLTGTRDRMAGLRTSVVAYGDTPEEWRPFRPHSDEPALSVAGRAVRTCGADQLTVRTPELDDPDVLAGVDESAVVLVLVDPWLSRDAEFSTLWNRLARARANIAAVVVVLPRLDEESRQSATRLRESLAMTPARLLGASHHEVGSPESLTLAVAAVMADSGTGPEDPGPPPVPAGAVSVESSAERRIRRQRERVGWLKRGAGPWPPLLGRTPGESLGGG